Genomic DNA from Besnoitia besnoiti strain Bb-Ger1 chromosome Unknown contig00231, whole genome shotgun sequence:
ttcaccatcaactaccttgtttcgacttcgtaccgactgtgttattgtagcacatatcaatcccttaaatagggatattattcccaaacaaccggatcgtgttggctaggtgaactaatcacgtttcataaatacaatcagtgaaagctcttttgatttccatgaacggagttacatattagattctcttcgctcccatggtatttagtaagttaacattgaaacgtatccagtgtaaagtttgaacgtaatccagctttaccttctatgttgttatgttaaccaaataagtttcatcgttgtttgatatttcattgacatgttgataacataaatactaacaaaccaccggttttggatgggattacttttaacaccgcataatatgctaaaaagtaccattcaggtacgatatgagcggagttacaaaccggttcactggtatggagttatctgggtgcgataattcaatcaaaccaaaagccgtttgtaagaaaaattaaaccaattagataatatggtagatagggaacaaactgtctccagacgttcttaacccagctcacgtattacatctgacggtgaactagcgttcctaactgaatcttgttcaataacaaggagtaatgagccgacatggaggtgctgatacaatccgaggattagaactcccaatattatctgacctgttatccccggcgtaccttacgaccgttatatgatttagagatagaatgtaatgtggattaatatccacatggtttctacaaagtgtagatataaaatagtgaatggttctgtaaagatcttgcataacatacctttagatttgcttagcattatagagcttgtaggcatgtaagtaactaaagaactatagatactttgagtgaagaatacaaggatagctccaacaataacatggctaaaatgtataccagttaagatgaaaagtccattaccaaatgcattatcattaatataaagagatagtcctaagtattccgtacagactaacattaagaaggcgactaccaaagtgaatgtcatgatattcgtacagcttgtatacaaatgttggtttttcaaatatacgctggataccactatacttaatgcacttaacatgatggtcatgaaaagcacaagagaacttggatccggtaaacaaagacttcaagatctaaaccagtagtccaactcgtagtatatactcccagaaaaaggtagtttatatcaacctaggaatcccattttagtaagtgtaacatggaatctagcttcagttgttatctgattggtattgcatgcctgtaacttagaatatgattcttattaatgggagcacagttccctgggtatccaatccagtgctctgccttgggcattgaaactaacccacagttcaaccctgtattataaaatccagtagactcatgtccttgtcgtttatataaatctattaatgcttgtcaagttccttgtatctagttagctcactgcgtacttaggatcagaccaaaagagttcactaatggtactagaaaataggagatcgcgttagttcttggaaaacgacttccgaaccaccaatatatattggtacaaagaagttaccatatcctccgtacaaagcaggcattaagaacataaagatcatagctaggccatgtatcgttattatcacattataagtagctatcgtctctgtacaaatgatccgcgatccagaactgtataactcaaatcgaataaacaaagacattatagttcctagaatactgaagatgactccggttatgagatacagacaaccaagttctttatgattgcagtacaccaccacccactggactgcttaagacagctaaaagtgttggatttcaatatcacggtaatcatgtttgcttggaagctggaagacggaatcgttattaagcgccaggtagtcctggacactgaatccatgagcgtgaacattggatgtcaccatggttatagttacggtacatatataaaatctacagtacgatttgagatttgttacgtgacgagcggtgtgtttaagactagtttaca
This window encodes:
- a CDS encoding cytochrome c oxidase subunit iii subfamily protein (encoded by transcript BESB_042650), which translates into the protein MTIMLSALSIVVSSVYLKNQHLYTSCTNIMTFTLVVAFLMLVCTEYLGLSLYINDNAFGNGLFILTGIHFSHVIVGAILVFFTQSIYSSLVTYMPTSSIMLSKSKGMLCKIFTEPFTILYLHFVETMWILIHITFYL